A genomic window from Algoriphagus sp. Y33 includes:
- a CDS encoding bestrophin family protein, which yields MNTGSYYKLKHFIPWTRRNIYRLLVLATVPTVLYAVFGIQWIVIPWPIIALVGVGASFIAGFRNTQTYNRLWEARKIWGAIINDSRTWGIMVRDFITEKEADSDSPSLKEVHKRVIYRHLAWLTALRHQLRKPQSWENQSKSYFKEYLSHYKVPEWEVDLEDDLPPFLSLADLNHVLSKKNRATQILALQSEDLKKLKKKGLIGEFPYVNLENQLKDLYAHQGRCERIKNFPYPRQFTSISLYFIWLLTILVPFGLLEPLSKLGEYGVWLTIPFSAMIGWVFTSLEQVGESTENPFEGGANDIPMAQISRAIEIDLREMLGETALPNPIVPTNQILM from the coding sequence ATGAATACAGGTAGTTATTATAAACTCAAACATTTTATCCCGTGGACGCGGAGGAATATTTATCGGTTATTGGTTTTAGCCACTGTCCCGACGGTATTATATGCTGTTTTTGGAATACAATGGATTGTCATTCCTTGGCCCATTATAGCCTTAGTAGGAGTTGGAGCCTCCTTTATTGCCGGGTTTAGAAATACACAAACTTATAATCGTCTATGGGAAGCCAGAAAAATTTGGGGCGCTATCATTAATGACAGCCGTACTTGGGGAATAATGGTCAGGGATTTTATTACCGAAAAAGAGGCAGACAGTGACAGCCCCTCTCTGAAGGAAGTTCATAAGAGAGTCATTTACAGACATTTAGCTTGGCTTACGGCCTTACGCCATCAATTACGGAAACCCCAGAGCTGGGAAAACCAGTCAAAATCTTATTTTAAGGAATATTTGAGCCATTATAAAGTACCCGAATGGGAAGTTGATTTAGAGGATGATTTACCTCCTTTTTTATCACTGGCGGATTTGAATCATGTCTTGTCCAAGAAAAACCGTGCAACGCAAATTCTTGCTTTACAATCTGAAGATCTGAAAAAGTTGAAAAAGAAAGGTTTAATCGGAGAGTTTCCTTATGTGAATCTGGAAAATCAATTGAAAGACTTATATGCCCATCAAGGTAGGTGTGAACGGATAAAAAATTTCCCTTATCCTCGACAGTTCACCAGCATCAGTCTGTATTTTATTTGGTTGCTCACCATTCTTGTTCCGTTTGGATTGTTGGAGCCATTGAGCAAACTTGGAGAATATGGTGTTTGGCTCACTATACCATTCAGCGCAATGATAGGTTGGGTATTCACTTCTTTAGAGCAGGTAGGAGAGAGCACGGAAAACCCATTTGAAGGCGGAGCCAATGATATTCCGATGGCACAAATAAGCAGGGCAATCGAAATTGATTTAAGAGAAATGCTTGGGGAAACAGCGTTGCCAAACCCTATTGTACCAACAAATCAGATACTAATGTAG
- a CDS encoding potassium channel family protein, with protein MKDFIQKYKYELLLFALLQHLFIGVFLTDLPLYTSVIWPINMLVLGVASIGVFVEKGKWKNVLRNLLFVMVFALPIGLSFFSNSQGYYIFLNIAYVAYFIFIFYEIIRFLVKPSYINQDIILASTCGYLLLIEISTFFLQYCFTQNPGSFSGIDSKNNATTYMDFVYFSSITMTSIGYGDILPASYFTKLAVSIFGIVGQFYTVVLVGILISKFTARQSKQQ; from the coding sequence TTGAAAGACTTCATTCAAAAATACAAATACGAGCTACTCCTTTTTGCATTGCTTCAGCATCTGTTCATTGGTGTTTTTCTGACTGATTTGCCTTTGTACACTAGCGTAATATGGCCTATCAACATGCTTGTTCTGGGCGTAGCGAGCATCGGGGTCTTTGTAGAAAAAGGGAAATGGAAGAATGTACTTCGAAATTTACTTTTTGTAATGGTTTTTGCGTTGCCCATTGGACTGTCTTTTTTCAGCAATAGTCAAGGATATTACATCTTTCTGAACATTGCCTATGTTGCCTATTTCATTTTTATATTCTATGAAATCATCCGCTTTTTGGTCAAGCCGAGTTATATCAATCAGGATATTATTCTGGCTTCTACTTGTGGCTATCTCTTGTTGATCGAAATCTCAACCTTTTTTTTGCAATATTGCTTTACGCAAAACCCAGGAAGCTTTAGCGGAATAGACTCCAAAAACAACGCGACCACATACATGGATTTCGTTTATTTCAGCAGCATTACAATGACCAGTATTGGATATGGTGATATTTTGCCAGCCAGCTATTTCACCAAACTAGCGGTATCGATTTTTGGTATTGTGGGGCAGTTTTACACGGTCGTTTTAGTGGGTATTCTGATTAGTAAATTCACCGCCCGGCAAAGCAAACAGCAATAG
- a CDS encoding RagB/SusD family nutrient uptake outer membrane protein, whose amino-acid sequence MQKINKLLVASALMVGVSFTFQSCLDLDEEVFSEVLSENFQPGERDIPSIIAPVYGSLRGLMMGWQGHFDVQEESADAIVTPARPNGWYDGGTYVRMHEHTWTPLQWQPTNLWQSSYRSITTANRVISQIEDEEIAIVEGRDAVIAELKAVRAFAYYLLLDNHGNVPIVTDFRDVSLPEQSDRASLYNFIIEEIEGTLPNLSQDASATYGQMNYWVAKTLLAKIYLNAEVYTGTPQWQKVIEVCNEIIAGGAYSLDPVYSDIFHWENQNNEEIIFAIPYDEIFGTGNTVHMKTLDPLSRFVYGMQAGPWGGNCAVPQFIDSYDQEDGRLYDTWIMGPQLHANTGEVVISYTKTVPGIAATASNEGYRIGKYQIKPGATGSLDNDFPFFRYADVLMMKAEALLRTGNGSEAASLVSEVRARAFAGTNPAKATVTAATLEGNSRYQYGYQNPDGSIDLDSGVIPYGGFLDELGWEFAAEAHRRQDLIRFGVFQTKSWFNHRPHPQAESKIIFPIPEGELNNNPNLSQNPGY is encoded by the coding sequence ATGCAAAAAATAAATAAACTACTAGTAGCTTCCGCCTTGATGGTAGGAGTAAGCTTCACTTTCCAGTCTTGTCTGGATCTTGACGAAGAGGTGTTTTCGGAGGTGTTATCTGAAAATTTCCAACCGGGAGAGCGGGACATTCCGTCCATTATTGCACCGGTATATGGATCCCTGCGAGGATTGATGATGGGATGGCAGGGACATTTTGATGTGCAGGAAGAATCAGCTGATGCAATCGTGACCCCGGCAAGACCAAATGGCTGGTATGACGGAGGAACCTATGTGAGGATGCATGAACATACCTGGACACCTTTGCAGTGGCAGCCGACCAACTTATGGCAGAGCTCTTATAGGAGTATCACTACAGCAAACAGGGTGATCTCACAGATAGAAGATGAGGAAATAGCAATTGTGGAAGGAAGGGATGCCGTGATTGCCGAGTTGAAAGCCGTCCGTGCATTTGCCTATTATCTTTTGCTCGATAATCATGGAAATGTGCCCATTGTGACTGATTTTAGGGATGTGAGTTTGCCTGAGCAAAGTGACCGGGCAAGCCTTTACAATTTTATAATCGAGGAGATCGAGGGGACTCTGCCAAATTTGAGTCAAGATGCCTCCGCAACTTATGGTCAAATGAATTATTGGGTGGCAAAAACGCTATTGGCAAAGATCTATCTAAATGCGGAAGTCTATACAGGAACTCCACAGTGGCAGAAGGTGATAGAGGTTTGTAATGAAATTATAGCCGGTGGAGCCTATTCTTTGGATCCCGTTTATTCGGATATTTTCCATTGGGAAAATCAAAATAATGAGGAGATCATCTTTGCGATCCCTTACGATGAGATTTTTGGTACGGGAAATACCGTTCATATGAAGACATTGGATCCCTTGAGTAGGTTTGTGTATGGCATGCAGGCTGGCCCTTGGGGAGGGAACTGTGCCGTGCCACAGTTTATCGACAGCTATGACCAAGAAGATGGCAGACTGTATGATACTTGGATTATGGGACCCCAGCTCCATGCCAATACCGGAGAGGTGGTGATCAGTTATACCAAGACAGTGCCGGGCATCGCCGCCACAGCATCCAATGAAGGTTACAGAATAGGCAAATACCAAATCAAACCCGGGGCCACAGGCAGCTTGGATAATGATTTTCCGTTTTTCAGATATGCGGATGTATTGATGATGAAAGCAGAAGCCCTACTCAGAACAGGCAATGGTTCAGAAGCTGCAAGTTTGGTCTCTGAAGTACGTGCAAGGGCGTTTGCAGGGACAAACCCGGCGAAAGCAACTGTAACAGCAGCAACGTTGGAAGGAAATAGCAGGTATCAGTATGGTTACCAGAATCCTGACGGAAGCATAGACCTGGATTCAGGAGTTATCCCTTATGGAGGGTTCTTGGACGAACTCGGATGGGAGTTTGCCGCAGAAGCGCATAGAAGGCAGGATCTCATCCGGTTTGGGGTATTCCAGACCAAGAGTTGGTTTAATCACCGGCCACATCCTCAGGCTGAAAGCAAGATAATCTTCCCAATTCCTGAAGGAGAGTTGAACAACAACCCCAACCTCTCACAAAATCCGGGTTACTGA